The Meles meles chromosome 6, mMelMel3.1 paternal haplotype, whole genome shotgun sequence genome has a window encoding:
- the CCNDBP1 gene encoding cyclin-D1-binding protein 1 gives MASAAAPTAAVPSVVPPLEQLRHLAVELRLLLPGLRVGEARETTKEFNPETFWRRLNEAAVNVSREATTLTEVFSRVPLPSPQETKRFCEQVYAAIKAITAVYYSLPKDQGITLRKLVRNATLDIVDGMAQLMDMLFITPGQSPDNSDLISYNSVWTACQQVPQIPKDNKAAALSMLTKSVDLVKDAHEEMEQAVEECDPYCGLLSDNEDNSDSHGDEEDDRLGCPNNRDLYWSEEDQELIIPCLALVRASKACLKKIRISVAENGKKDQVAQLDDIVDISDEISPSVDDLALSIYPPMCHLTVRINSAKLVSVLKKALEITKASHVTPQPEDSWIPLLINAVDHCMNRIKELTQNELEL, from the exons ATGGCGAGCGCCGCTGCACCTACAGCCGCGGTCCCCAGCGTCGTTCCGCCTTTGGAGCAGCTCCGGCACTTGGCGGTGGAGCTGCGGTTGCTCTTGCCTGGATTGCGGG TCGGCGAAgcccgagagaccaccaaggagttTAATCCTGAGACGTTTTGGAGGAGACTCA ATGAGGCAGCTGTGAATGTGTCAAGGGAAGCCACGACTCTGACAGAAGTCTTCTCTCGAGTTCCACTGCCCTCTCCACAG gaaaccaagaGGTTCTGCGAACAAGTCTATGCTGCCATTAAGGCAATCACTGCAGTATACTATTCACTTCCCAAGGATCAGG GAATCACCCTGAGAAAGCTGGTACGGAACGCCACTCTGGACATCGTAGATGGAATGGCTCAACTTATGGATATGCTTTTCATTACTCCAGGTCAAAG CCCAGATAACAGTGACCTTATTTCCTACAACAGTGTCTGGACTGCATGCCAGCAGGTGCCTCAGATACCAAAAG ATAACAAAGCTGCAGCCCTTTCAATGCTGACGAAGAGTGTGGATCTCGTGAAGGATGCACATGAGGAAATGGAACAG GCCGTGGAAGAATGTGACCCATACTGTGGCCTCTTAAGTGACAATGAAGACAACTCTGACAGCCATGGTGATGAAGAGGATGATAGGTTGGGGTGTCCAAACAATCGGGACTTATACTGGTCAGAGGAGGATCAAGAGCTCATAATCCCATGCCTTGCGCTGGTGAGAGCGTCCAAAGCTTGCCTGAAGAAAATCCGGATCTCAGTGGCAGAGAATGGGAAGAAAGATCAGGTCGCCCAGCTGGATGACATTGTGGATATTTCTGATGAGATCAGCCCTAG TGTGGATGATTTGGCTCTGAGCATATATCCACCCATGTGCCACTTGACTGTGCGAATCAAT tCTGCGAAACTTGTATCTGTCTTAAAGAAGGCACTTGAAATTACTAA AGCAAGTCATGTGACCCCACAGCCAGAAGATAGTTGGATCCCTTTACTCATTAATGCTGTTGATCATTGTATGAACAGAATCAAGGAACTCACTCAGAATGAACTTGAATTGTGA